A window of the Parabacteroides merdae ATCC 43184 genome harbors these coding sequences:
- the porL gene encoding type IX secretion system motor protein PorL/GldL, which produces MGKYRRYKNRVEMYLASEKGKRVLNFCYSWGASIVIIGALFKLLHLPYGNQILFVAMTVEALVFFISAFEKPFNEYHWEEVFPVLKSKNPLDRPDFANTPMSNLVNSPENTTDDEVAGGLNINLGGKQATGLGNLGLDVSEEDTKNLSDSIKKLSAAAEQISKMAELTEATQKYLEQLSGMSENMERFSQVTHSLTDVSDTLLNSYKSITDNSDGINQNSRGYVQQMEMLNRNISGLNTIYEIQLKSISSQIESIEHINSGLSRIREMYDGSVVDSSVFRNETEKMTRQLAELNQVYSRLLQAMTVNMGYQQPAQPAQPVYQQQPQPAQQQNYQQAYQQPYGYQQQAPYTNNPMK; this is translated from the coding sequence ATGGGAAAATATAGAAGATATAAAAACAGAGTAGAAATGTACCTCGCCAGTGAAAAAGGCAAGCGGGTACTGAATTTCTGTTATAGCTGGGGAGCCTCCATCGTTATTATAGGCGCCTTGTTCAAGTTGTTACACTTGCCGTATGGTAACCAGATCCTGTTTGTGGCCATGACGGTAGAAGCATTGGTATTCTTTATCTCCGCTTTTGAAAAGCCATTCAACGAATATCACTGGGAAGAAGTGTTCCCGGTTTTGAAATCGAAGAACCCGCTCGACCGTCCGGATTTCGCCAACACGCCTATGTCCAATCTGGTCAATTCGCCTGAGAATACGACCGACGACGAGGTTGCTGGCGGATTGAATATCAACTTAGGCGGCAAGCAGGCTACCGGACTGGGCAATCTCGGCCTGGATGTGAGCGAAGAAGATACGAAAAACCTTTCCGACAGTATCAAGAAACTGAGCGCCGCCGCCGAACAGATCTCCAAGATGGCGGAACTGACGGAAGCGACGCAGAAATATCTGGAACAGCTTTCGGGTATGTCCGAGAATATGGAACGTTTCAGCCAGGTGACGCATTCGCTGACCGACGTTTCCGACACACTTTTGAATTCGTATAAGAGCATTACGGATAATTCGGATGGCATCAACCAGAATTCCCGCGGTTACGTGCAGCAGATGGAAATGCTGAACCGCAACATCTCCGGCTTGAACACGATCTACGAAATACAGTTGAAGAGCATCAGCTCGCAGATCGAATCGATCGAACATATCAACAGTGGCTTGAGCCGCATTCGCGAAATGTATGACGGCTCCGTTGTCGACAGTTCCGTGTTCCGCAACGAAACGGAAAAGATGACGCGACAGTTGGCCGAATTGAACCAGGTATACAGCCGCCTGTTGCAGGCTATGACGGTCAATATGGGATACCAGCAACCGGCGCAGCCCGCACAACCTGTTTACCAGCAGCAACCGCAGCCCGCACAGCAGCAGAATTACCAGCAGGCCTATCAGCAACCGTACGGATATCAGCAGCAGGCTCCGTATACAAACAACCCAATGAAGTAA
- a CDS encoding PorP/SprF family type IX secretion system membrane protein, translating to MNKYLLLIILLVTGLTGARAQYDSQLSQYFMALGYYNPAYAGVTGDLNMLALSRLQYVGIDGAPTSFFINADMPLKIGKTNHGIGMVVFTEGIGLFVNTHVNLQYAYKQKLFGGTLSIGMQFGMVNQSFDGEKVFYPTSQFHQQEDQAIPKTQVSGMGFDLNAGLYYHRKNLYAGLGVTHLNKTEIILDEYSSMYLASTYNLIAGYNIQFRNPLYELQPSVFLKTDMQSFQADITARLFYNKMFNGGFSWRVNESLILLLGAKIGSFQVGYAYDFPISTIPILKATSGSHELVVSYKLKLKKSKSGKNRHKSVRIL from the coding sequence ATGAACAAATATCTCCTGCTTATTATCCTTTTGGTAACCGGCCTCACGGGAGCGCGGGCGCAATACGACTCGCAGCTAAGCCAGTATTTTATGGCGCTGGGTTACTATAATCCGGCGTATGCGGGTGTTACGGGAGACTTGAACATGTTGGCGCTGTCTCGTTTGCAATATGTCGGGATCGACGGGGCGCCGACCTCCTTTTTCATCAATGCGGATATGCCACTGAAGATCGGGAAAACCAATCATGGCATCGGGATGGTCGTCTTTACCGAAGGAATCGGGCTTTTCGTCAATACACATGTCAATTTGCAGTATGCCTATAAACAAAAACTGTTTGGCGGTACGCTCAGTATCGGAATGCAGTTCGGAATGGTAAACCAGTCGTTTGACGGAGAAAAGGTCTTTTATCCGACCAGCCAGTTCCACCAACAGGAAGACCAGGCAATTCCAAAGACGCAGGTGAGCGGAATGGGCTTCGACTTGAACGCCGGGCTTTACTATCACCGCAAGAACCTCTATGCCGGTTTGGGCGTCACGCACTTGAACAAGACGGAGATCATATTGGACGAATATTCTTCCATGTATCTCGCCAGCACATATAATTTGATAGCCGGATACAATATTCAGTTTCGAAATCCGTTGTATGAATTACAGCCGTCTGTATTCCTGAAAACAGACATGCAGAGCTTCCAGGCGGACATAACCGCCCGGCTGTTTTATAATAAGATGTTTAACGGAGGTTTTTCCTGGCGTGTGAATGAGTCGCTGATCCTGTTGTTAGGAGCCAAGATCGGGAGTTTTCAGGTAGGATATGCGTATGATTTTCCGATCTCTACCATACCCATCTTGAAAGCCACGAGTGGAAGCCACGAGTTGGTAGTGAGCTACAAGTTGAAGTTGAAAAAATCGAAGTCAGGAAAGAATAGACATAAAAGTGTACGTATATTATAG
- the porM gene encoding type IX secretion system motor protein PorM/GldM — translation MAGIANNPNSPRQKMINLMYLVFIAMMALNVSSEVLDGFELVEGSLRTSIDNTSTRNEIVTEELKAYYQTNPEKVREWYEKGTKVKEASDSLYNYVQDLKVRIAQIADGKDADVNNIDHKDDLEAASRVMLSPVSGEGKKLRQSIEKYRTLMGEMVEDSAKTRIIEASLSTTPPHKAGINTRTWEEALFENMPVAAAVTLLTKLQSDIRYAEGEVLSNLLSSVDMRDYRVNQITAQVIPESQIVMRGSQYKANIVLSAVDSTKRPTVYVNGKELPYDANGMFTAVAGTPGTYPVKGYIEMPGSDGSVMRREFESEYFVTEPSATVAPMLMNVLYAGIANPIRIAVPGVPSGNVTATMTNGTLVRKGDQWEARPATVGTDAIVSVHAKMADGRNVEMAKTTFRVRALPDPMPFIEYKDQNGNMRKFRGGQFSKRNLVEADGIQAAIDDDLLNVPFKVLSFELTFYDSMGNIIPEVTQGNQFSQRQKDYIRRLARGKRFYITHVKVLGPDNKERIIPTVEVIVN, via the coding sequence ATGGCAGGAATAGCAAATAATCCCAATTCGCCCCGTCAGAAGATGATCAACCTGATGTATCTGGTGTTCATCGCCATGATGGCACTCAACGTGTCGTCGGAGGTACTCGACGGTTTCGAACTGGTGGAAGGCAGCTTGCGTACTTCTATCGATAATACCTCGACCCGTAATGAGATCGTTACAGAGGAACTGAAGGCTTATTATCAGACAAATCCCGAAAAAGTACGTGAATGGTACGAAAAGGGGACAAAGGTGAAGGAGGCTTCCGACAGCCTGTACAATTACGTGCAGGATCTGAAAGTGCGTATCGCGCAGATTGCCGATGGTAAGGATGCCGATGTCAATAATATCGATCATAAGGACGACCTCGAAGCGGCTTCCCGCGTGATGCTGTCTCCCGTTTCGGGCGAAGGCAAGAAATTGCGCCAGAGCATCGAAAAATACCGGACACTGATGGGCGAGATGGTGGAAGACTCGGCCAAGACGCGCATCATCGAAGCCAGCCTGTCGACAACGCCGCCTCACAAGGCCGGTATCAATACCCGCACTTGGGAAGAGGCTTTGTTCGAGAATATGCCGGTGGCGGCGGCTGTTACCTTGCTGACGAAATTGCAAAGCGATATCCGCTATGCCGAAGGTGAAGTGTTGTCCAACCTGCTGAGCAGCGTCGACATGCGCGACTATCGTGTGAACCAGATCACGGCACAGGTGATTCCGGAAAGCCAGATCGTCATGCGCGGCAGCCAGTACAAGGCCAATATCGTCTTATCGGCTGTCGACTCGACGAAACGTCCGACCGTCTATGTGAACGGCAAGGAATTGCCTTATGATGCAAACGGCATGTTTACGGCTGTAGCCGGTACTCCGGGCACTTATCCGGTCAAAGGATATATCGAAATGCCGGGCAGCGACGGCAGCGTGATGCGCCGCGAGTTCGAAAGCGAATACTTCGTGACGGAACCGAGTGCGACGGTAGCGCCGATGCTGATGAATGTGTTGTATGCCGGAATCGCCAACCCGATCCGTATCGCCGTGCCGGGTGTGCCCAGCGGCAACGTGACGGCAACGATGACGAACGGGACACTGGTCCGCAAAGGCGACCAATGGGAAGCCCGTCCCGCAACGGTCGGAACGGATGCCATCGTTTCCGTCCATGCTAAAATGGCAGATGGGCGCAACGTCGAAATGGCGAAAACGACTTTCCGCGTACGTGCCCTGCCCGACCCGATGCCTTTTATCGAATATAAGGACCAGAACGGCAATATGCGCAAGTTCCGTGGCGGTCAGTTCTCCAAACGCAATTTGGTGGAAGCCGACGGCATCCAGGCGGCTATCGACGACGACCTGCTGAACGTGCCGTTCAAGGTGTTGAGTTTCGAGCTGACTTTCTACGATTCGATGGGCAACATCATTCCGGAAGTCACGCAAGGCAACCAATTCTCGCAGCGTCAGAAAGATTATATCCGCCGTCTGGCAAGAGGCAAACGCTTCTACATCACCCATGTGAAAGTATTAGGTCCGGACAATAAGGAACGTATCATTCCGACCGTCGAAGTAATCGTCAATTAA
- the porN gene encoding type IX secretion system ring subunit PorN/GldN — protein MKRLYYIATLAIALFASLPIQAQEEAGNTQQQQQRRRGPEASRGAREEEKKENGMPELTVRAQDMNERMTQHIGNARWMRVIYRQIDLTKEQNAPLYYPTQPMNGQMNLFSIIFQLVCEGKLSAYEYLDGYEDFSDNRKLDLKVMLDRCRIFYEETPGKDNEPAGFVVNESDIPSGDVRSYYIKEAWYFDQNNSVFDVKTLAICPILTIVDDMGQNTMPMFWIPYENLRPYINTAYIMTSNINNAMTFTLDDYFRRRMFQGDIFKTQNLMNQPLQAYCPTPDSMKREQERIENQLITFEKSLYLQPDTAQLAADTKGKKSKNATVSARGRKTEAAKESKQKEVKIKAPKAQKSAPVRSVRRRR, from the coding sequence ATGAAACGTTTATATTACATAGCAACCCTCGCCATCGCCCTGTTCGCCTCCCTCCCCATACAGGCACAGGAAGAGGCCGGCAATACACAGCAACAGCAGCAGAGGCGTCGCGGTCCCGAAGCAAGCCGTGGCGCCCGTGAAGAAGAGAAGAAAGAGAACGGCATGCCCGAACTGACCGTCCGAGCACAGGATATGAACGAGCGAATGACGCAGCATATCGGCAACGCTCGCTGGATGCGTGTCATCTACCGCCAGATCGACCTTACGAAAGAACAGAATGCTCCTCTATACTATCCCACCCAACCGATGAACGGGCAGATGAACTTGTTCTCGATCATCTTCCAGCTGGTATGCGAAGGCAAGTTGTCCGCCTATGAATACCTGGACGGTTACGAGGATTTCAGCGACAACCGCAAGCTCGACTTGAAAGTCATGCTGGACCGTTGCCGTATCTTCTACGAAGAGACGCCAGGCAAAGACAACGAACCTGCCGGTTTCGTCGTGAACGAAAGCGATATTCCTTCCGGCGATGTCCGCTCCTATTACATAAAGGAAGCGTGGTATTTCGACCAGAACAACTCCGTATTCGATGTCAAGACATTGGCGATCTGTCCGATTCTGACAATCGTGGACGATATGGGACAGAACACCATGCCGATGTTCTGGATTCCTTATGAAAATTTGCGTCCCTATATCAATACCGCCTATATCATGACGTCCAACATCAACAACGCCATGACTTTCACGCTCGACGACTATTTCCGTCGCCGGATGTTCCAGGGCGATATCTTCAAGACGCAGAATCTGATGAACCAACCTCTGCAAGCCTACTGCCCAACACCCGATTCGATGAAACGCGAGCAGGAACGTATCGAGAACCAGCTGATTACTTTCGAAAAATCTCTCTATCTGCAACCGGACACAGCTCAGTTGGCAGCTGATACAAAAGGCAAGAAATCTAAAAACGCAACCGTTTCCGCCCGTGGCAGAAAGACGGAAGCCGCAAAAGAGAGCAAACAAAAAGAGGTCAAAATCAAAGCTCCAAAAGCCCAGAAAAGCGCTCCGGTCCGCAGCGTACGCCGTCGCCGGTAA
- the porK gene encoding T9SS ring complex lipoprotein PorK/GldK, translating into MKKVLLVLAAVALFTSCGKTLSGGGGEVTGVRSVAFNEPAPYGMVLIKRGSFEMGPADKDSLWGINPETKGVSFDAFWMDETEVTNAKYRQFVYWVRDSIIRERLADPAYGGNDLFKITEDKYGEPVTPHLDWSRPIPWKRANEDEIRAIESVYTVNPVTGEKTLDPKQMVYRYEWYDYTSAALRKHNLDPAARVRNTDIQVDPDEVIMISKDTAYITEEGEIVNETITRRLSGPWDFLHTRIVNIYPDESCWVNDFNNAYNEPYMRMYFSHPGYDDYPVVGVSWEQATAFCVWRTNLFKESLNFPSGQALEPFRLPTEGEWEYAARTGKNENKYPWAGDELVSGKGCFLGNFKPGKGNYTEDGHLITSRVGSFAPNEFGLYDMAGNVAEWTSTSYSESGPSQMSDMNPDLRYNAAKEDPYAMKKKVVRGGSWKDVAQFIRSDMRTFEYQNETRSYIGFRCARTQIGFSRAKGKK; encoded by the coding sequence ATGAAAAAAGTATTGTTAGTACTTGCGGCAGTAGCCCTGTTTACCTCATGTGGCAAAACCCTTTCCGGTGGCGGGGGCGAAGTGACAGGGGTACGATCGGTGGCGTTTAACGAACCTGCCCCTTACGGGATGGTTCTGATCAAAAGAGGCTCATTCGAGATGGGACCCGCAGATAAGGATTCCTTGTGGGGGATCAATCCTGAAACGAAAGGCGTCTCTTTCGATGCTTTCTGGATGGACGAGACAGAGGTGACGAATGCCAAATACCGTCAGTTCGTGTATTGGGTGCGCGATTCCATTATCCGCGAACGTCTGGCCGACCCGGCTTATGGCGGCAATGACCTGTTTAAGATTACTGAAGATAAATATGGCGAACCGGTGACTCCGCATCTGGACTGGAGCCGCCCGATTCCTTGGAAACGTGCCAATGAAGACGAGATACGGGCAATCGAAAGTGTCTACACCGTAAATCCGGTGACCGGCGAAAAGACGTTGGACCCGAAACAGATGGTCTATCGCTACGAATGGTACGACTATACGTCAGCAGCCCTTCGCAAACACAACCTGGACCCGGCAGCCCGCGTGCGTAACACCGATATCCAGGTCGACCCTGACGAAGTGATCATGATATCCAAAGACACGGCCTACATCACCGAGGAAGGCGAGATCGTGAACGAAACCATCACACGACGGCTCAGCGGGCCGTGGGATTTCCTCCACACCCGTATCGTGAATATCTATCCGGACGAAAGTTGCTGGGTGAACGATTTCAACAATGCTTACAACGAACCTTATATGCGTATGTATTTCTCGCATCCGGGCTATGACGATTATCCTGTGGTAGGCGTTTCCTGGGAACAGGCGACAGCATTCTGCGTATGGCGCACCAACCTGTTCAAGGAATCTCTGAACTTCCCCAGCGGACAGGCTCTCGAACCGTTCCGCCTGCCGACCGAAGGCGAATGGGAATATGCGGCCCGTACAGGCAAGAACGAAAACAAATATCCGTGGGCAGGCGACGAGCTGGTGAGCGGAAAAGGTTGCTTCTTGGGCAACTTCAAACCGGGCAAAGGTAACTATACGGAAGACGGCCATCTGATCACTTCGCGTGTCGGCTCTTTCGCTCCGAACGAATTCGGCCTCTATGACATGGCCGGCAACGTGGCGGAATGGACATCGACTTCTTATTCCGAATCCGGACCGAGCCAGATGAGCGACATGAATCCGGATCTGCGCTACAATGCCGCGAAGGAAGACCCGTATGCCATGAAGAAGAAGGTCGTACGCGGCGGTTCCTGGAAAGACGTGGCACAGTTCATCCGTTCGGATATGCGCACCTTCGAATACCAGAACGAAACGCGTTCATACATCGGTTTCCGTTGCGCCCGTACACAAATCGGTTTTTCGAGAGCAAAAGGTAAAAAATAA